From the genome of Gilliamella sp. wkB7, one region includes:
- the bamE gene encoding outer membrane protein assembly factor BamE produces the protein MPFRKFTSLAILTSILLTGCSVVDNWVYRPDINQGNYVTPEAIDLLKVGQTKDQVVFIMGAPMLTSIFGDNVWYYVFRQQPQHKSISQRTYSIYFDEMGRVTDIKVSALEGSKSLEEMNKQEISDHIDIQSDDETNLSNQ, from the coding sequence ATGCCGTTTCGTAAATTTACCTCGCTTGCAATTTTAACTAGTATTTTATTAACTGGTTGTTCAGTCGTTGATAATTGGGTGTATCGACCTGACATCAATCAAGGTAATTATGTGACACCAGAAGCAATTGATTTATTGAAAGTTGGTCAAACAAAAGATCAAGTTGTCTTTATTATGGGTGCACCGATGTTAACTTCTATTTTTGGTGATAACGTTTGGTATTATGTTTTTCGTCAACAACCACAACATAAAAGTATCAGTCAAAGAACGTATTCCATTTACTTTGATGAAATGGGTAGAGTGACAGATATTAAAGTTTCAGCATTGGAAGGTTCAAAATCTTTAGAAGAAATGAATAAGCAAGAAATATCGGATCATATTGACATACAATCTGATGATGAGACTAATCTTAGTAATCAATAA
- a CDS encoding FKBP-type peptidyl-prolyl cis-trans isomerase, with protein sequence MKLETIDQKASYAIGLQIGQQLKDSGLNNLDLNALKFAMEDVLSGNQPALPLQELHDALRHVHEQATKEKAKQAEKIAQEGKDFLAENLKKDGIKSTESGLQYEIITVGEGALPKATDRVQVHYTGQLIDGTVFDSSVERGQPAEFPVNGVIPGWVEALQLMPEGSKWRLYIPQELAYGAQGAGASIPPYSALIFDVELLKVL encoded by the coding sequence ATGAAATTAGAAACGATTGATCAAAAAGCAAGTTACGCTATAGGATTACAAATTGGCCAACAATTAAAAGACTCAGGTCTAAATAATTTAGATCTCAATGCATTAAAATTTGCAATGGAAGATGTATTATCAGGTAATCAACCTGCACTCCCTTTGCAAGAATTACATGATGCATTACGCCACGTACATGAACAAGCAACCAAAGAAAAGGCTAAACAGGCCGAAAAAATTGCGCAAGAAGGCAAAGATTTTCTTGCAGAAAATCTAAAAAAAGATGGCATTAAATCAACCGAATCTGGTTTACAGTATGAGATCATTACTGTTGGTGAAGGAGCACTACCAAAAGCAACTGATCGCGTACAAGTTCACTATACTGGTCAATTAATTGATGGCACTGTATTTGACAGTTCTGTTGAACGTGGTCAACCTGCTGAGTTTCCTGTTAATGGTGTGATACCTGGCTGGGTTGAAGCTTTACAACTTATGCCTGAAGGTTCTAAATGGCGTTTGTATATTCCGCAAGAATTGGCTTATGGAGCACAAGGTGCTGGCGCATCAATCCCACCTTATAGTGCATTAATTTTTGATGTTGAATTATTGAAAGTTTTATAA
- a CDS encoding MFS transporter codes for MRFSWYFGWNIVVAASILTLLSSGLRMSMGVFFLPIANDLGFSRSVLSGVIAIGMLFSGIAMPIAGYLVGKYGTRFVLLLGTLIIILSTIWSAMSRDYWNFLFSFGIALSFGTSFVGSVSFTPIVTKWFYKHRGLALFILSSGSMAGIAVMLPVFAFFIPMYGWQTTLVGFSILFMIIAVPVALIIMKDHHTDIIEFNQDTVQEPQSSIKLIEVLKTIPFWQLSFGLFTCGFSMNLLGTHGVPMLIDHGFNEMVSSNAIGMIGFVAIFSTLALGYLSDIVQRKNILVMVYLVRGIGFIALVLASNEWQLFTIAVLGGLVWAGALSSSGAITADIYGVKIVGLLSGLTYLGHQFGAMIGSWLGGWAYDNLHTHLVAFGIASVLLFIAAFSSYFLPKTNHN; via the coding sequence ATGCGTTTTTCGTGGTATTTTGGTTGGAATATTGTCGTTGCTGCATCAATTTTAACATTGCTTTCCAGCGGACTTAGAATGAGTATGGGTGTATTTTTTCTTCCTATAGCTAATGATCTTGGTTTTAGCCGCAGTGTTCTTTCTGGTGTTATCGCTATTGGCATGCTTTTTTCTGGTATTGCTATGCCAATAGCTGGTTATTTGGTTGGTAAATACGGTACTCGCTTTGTGCTATTGCTTGGTACCCTGATAATTATACTTTCAACTATTTGGTCGGCGATGTCTCGTGATTATTGGAATTTTCTTTTTTCATTTGGCATTGCATTATCATTTGGCACATCATTTGTCGGTTCAGTCAGTTTTACACCTATTGTGACAAAGTGGTTTTACAAACATAGAGGATTAGCCTTATTTATCTTATCATCAGGAAGTATGGCTGGAATAGCGGTAATGCTACCAGTATTTGCTTTTTTCATTCCTATGTATGGTTGGCAAACTACTTTAGTTGGGTTTTCTATTCTTTTTATGATTATAGCCGTGCCAGTTGCACTTATTATAATGAAAGATCATCACACAGATATCATTGAGTTTAATCAAGATACTGTACAAGAACCACAATCCAGTATCAAACTTATCGAAGTATTAAAAACTATACCATTTTGGCAGCTTAGTTTTGGCCTTTTTACTTGTGGTTTTAGTATGAATTTATTAGGAACACATGGTGTTCCAATGCTCATTGACCATGGATTTAATGAAATGGTGAGTTCTAATGCAATTGGAATGATTGGTTTTGTCGCCATTTTTAGTACATTAGCTCTAGGGTATCTTTCTGATATTGTCCAAAGAAAAAATATTTTAGTGATGGTTTATTTAGTTAGAGGCATCGGTTTTATTGCTTTGGTTTTAGCATCAAATGAATGGCAACTATTTACTATTGCAGTGTTAGGAGGATTAGTTTGGGCTGGTGCTTTGTCCTCTTCAGGGGCGATTACCGCAGATATTTATGGTGTAAAAATTGTAGGATTACTTTCTGGATTAACTTATTTAGGTCACCAATTCGGAGCTATGATTGGTTCATGGTTAGGCGGTTGGGCTTATGATAATCTACATACTCATCTTGTTGCTTTTGGTATAGCAAGTGTTTTATTGTTTATCGCTGCATTTAGCTCTTATTTTTTACCAAAAACAAATCATAATTAA
- the dapB gene encoding 4-hydroxy-tetrahydrodipicolinate reductase, which translates to MSTNIIRIAIAGAGGKMGRQLIQSVAQIDGVTLGAAFEREGSSLIGSDAGELAGIGVCGIKVSDKLDQAKDKFDVLIDFTRPEGTLNHLAFCVENKKMMIIGTTGFDDAGKQAIADAAKKISIVFAANFSVGVNLVLKLLEKATKIMGDYSDIEIIEAHHRHKVDAPSGTALAMGEAIADALNCDLKDRAVYCREGHTGERSKGAIGFATIRAGDIVGEHTAIFADIGERVEISHKASSRMTFANGAVRAALWLAKQPIGLYDMRDVLNLNSL; encoded by the coding sequence ATGTCTACAAACATTATTCGTATCGCTATCGCTGGTGCCGGTGGCAAAATGGGACGACAGCTTATTCAGTCTGTTGCGCAAATCGATGGCGTAACATTAGGAGCAGCATTTGAACGTGAAGGTTCCTCTCTTATTGGATCTGACGCAGGCGAACTTGCTGGTATTGGTGTTTGTGGAATTAAAGTATCGGACAAACTCGACCAAGCTAAAGATAAATTTGACGTACTCATTGATTTTACTCGACCTGAAGGCACATTGAATCACTTAGCTTTTTGTGTCGAAAATAAAAAAATGATGATAATTGGCACAACTGGTTTTGATGATGCAGGCAAACAAGCAATTGCTGATGCTGCAAAAAAAATCAGCATTGTTTTTGCGGCTAATTTTAGCGTTGGTGTAAACTTAGTGCTTAAGTTGCTTGAAAAAGCGACTAAAATTATGGGCGATTATAGTGATATCGAAATCATCGAAGCACATCATCGACACAAAGTCGATGCTCCATCAGGCACCGCTTTAGCTATGGGTGAAGCAATCGCTGATGCACTGAATTGTGATTTAAAAGATCGGGCTGTTTACTGTCGTGAAGGACATACTGGTGAACGTTCTAAAGGAGCCATAGGCTTTGCTACCATTCGAGCTGGTGATATTGTTGGCGAACACACAGCCATCTTCGCTGATATTGGTGAACGAGTTGAAATCAGTCATAAAGCATCCAGTAGGATGACCTTTGCTAATGGTGCAGTGCGAGCAGCATTGTGGCTTGCAAAACAACCTATTGGTTTGTATGACATGCGCGATGTCCTTAATTTAAATAGCTTGTAA
- the tadA gene encoding tRNA adenosine(34) deaminase TadA yields MQHALMLAKKAEEIGEIPVGAVIVDENNNIIGEGFNQSILTHSPTAHAEMIALANAGEYLKNYRLINTTLYVTLEPCIMCAGAIIHSRVKRVVYGASDYKTGAAGSLIDILAHQGINHYAEVTGGVLANECGNILSEFFKKRRLQKKALKKCCQEV; encoded by the coding sequence ATGCAACATGCACTCATGTTAGCTAAAAAAGCTGAAGAAATTGGGGAAATTCCTGTTGGTGCGGTTATTGTCGACGAAAATAATAACATTATTGGCGAAGGTTTTAATCAATCAATTTTGACACATAGCCCCACTGCTCATGCTGAAATGATAGCATTAGCAAACGCGGGTGAATATTTAAAAAATTATCGATTAATTAATACTACCCTTTATGTCACATTGGAGCCTTGTATCATGTGTGCAGGCGCTATTATTCACAGTCGTGTTAAACGAGTTGTCTATGGTGCAAGTGATTATAAAACGGGAGCTGCAGGTTCATTAATTGATATTCTTGCACATCAGGGTATCAATCACTATGCAGAAGTAACTGGAGGAGTGCTAGCAAATGAATGTGGTAATATTTTAAGTGAATTTTTCAAAAAACGGCGCTTACAAAAAAAAGCACTTAAGAAGTGCTGCCAAGAAGTTTGA
- the hpt gene encoding hypoxanthine phosphoribosyltransferase — translation MKKHTLEMMISEEDIKKRVIDLGLQISQDYKDSQNELVLVGLLRGSFIFMADLSRAITVGHEVDFMTASSYGNAVVSNRDVKILKDLDEDIRDKDVLIVEDIIDTGNTLSKVMAILKLRHPRSIEICTLLDKPSRREVNVPVKYIGFSIPDEFVVGYGIDYAQHYRHLPYIGHVTLLDS, via the coding sequence ATGAAAAAACACACATTAGAAATGATGATATCCGAAGAAGATATCAAAAAACGCGTAATTGATTTAGGTCTACAAATTAGTCAAGATTATAAAGATAGTCAAAACGAACTAGTTTTAGTTGGGCTTTTACGAGGTTCATTTATATTTATGGCCGATTTAAGTCGAGCAATCACAGTTGGTCATGAAGTCGATTTTATGACTGCATCAAGTTATGGTAATGCGGTTGTTAGTAATCGTGATGTCAAAATTCTAAAGGATTTGGATGAAGATATTCGCGATAAAGATGTATTAATTGTTGAAGATATTATTGATACAGGTAATACACTAAGTAAAGTGATGGCAATCTTAAAATTACGTCATCCACGTAGTATTGAAATTTGTACCTTACTTGACAAACCGTCACGTCGAGAAGTAAATGTACCAGTAAAATATATCGGTTTTTCTATTCCAGATGAGTTTGTAGTTGGTTATGGTATCGACTATGCTCAGCACTATCGTCATTTACCTTATATTGGTCATGTAACACTACTTGACTCTTAA
- a CDS encoding WapI family immunity protein, whose translation MIELTDITKTVNLQFNIVGYEFPNSKDDWCLLKVIVQQSGNRFEKTDPALEIADLRTLYNWFNDLSKSQLPSDAKLRFTEPCFSLAFISYKNQIVTISITLSCELEPDFCLDAPYELQDNWTIFFKLSKDNLATILKHLKQWIVKFPYRT comes from the coding sequence ATGATCGAGTTAACAGATATTACAAAGACAGTAAATTTACAATTTAATATCGTCGGTTATGAGTTCCCTAACAGCAAAGATGATTGGTGTTTACTAAAAGTCATTGTCCAACAAAGTGGTAATCGGTTTGAAAAAACCGATCCTGCTTTAGAAATTGCTGATTTACGCACACTTTACAATTGGTTTAATGATTTATCAAAAAGCCAATTACCAAGTGATGCTAAGTTACGCTTTACTGAGCCTTGCTTTTCACTTGCATTTATTTCTTACAAAAATCAAATAGTAACAATTTCAATTACACTTAGTTGTGAGCTTGAACCGGATTTTTGTCTTGATGCCCCCTATGAGTTACAAGATAATTGGACAATCTTTTTTAAATTATCTAAAGATAACTTAGCAACGATACTAAAACATTTAAAACAATGGATTGTAAAGTTCCCTTATCGAACATAA
- the tamA gene encoding autotransporter assembly complex protein TamA — MSRFSRSLCLVLMITTAYCYADMQLSIKGLSGELANNVNARVSLIEQSKINNSPNFKRYFESEAQKALRALGYYSPSFEYFEQDPKVLTVKISPGEPILIEQININITGEGEQDKDFNELLEHDLPKKGDILNHGSYESFKKALLNLSLEKGYFDANMSKHQLAVSNYEHQAYWNIDFNTGQRYKFGKVSFPNVKIRKDYLANLVPFKEGEKYTAEQLSVLNRRLNSTNWFNSVLVTPDFPHLSDDKTLPIEVTTSPRKKNSMDLGLGYSTDNGVHGKIGWSKPWINSRGQSFQSNLSLSSPEQMITMSYKIPLKQSPLEQYYTIQGGYKKIDNNDTYSRSYTFGALRNWDRFEGWQTALGLSMLRDDFTQGDSSYKTFLYYPSLSLSRIRSDDNILAMWGDSQRYSVEAAAESLGSDINLVRFQAQQTWIRSLKESHRFIVRGNFGIIQASNFNRVPPSFRFFAGGDRSIRGYSYQSISPEDKKGKLKGASKLITGSAEYQYNLSGPWWGAVFIDSGEAIDKVDKAKFYTGSGFGIRWSSPVGPIKLDLATPLNRKDKGSVHLYIGLGSEL, encoded by the coding sequence GTGTCACGATTTTCCCGTTCATTATGTTTAGTTTTAATGATAACTACAGCATATTGTTATGCCGATATGCAGTTATCAATTAAAGGTTTATCTGGGGAACTTGCTAATAATGTAAATGCCCGAGTTTCGTTAATTGAACAGAGTAAAATCAATAATTCACCAAATTTTAAACGTTATTTTGAAAGCGAAGCACAAAAAGCTCTTCGAGCATTAGGATATTACTCCCCTAGTTTTGAATATTTTGAACAAGATCCTAAAGTATTAACTGTAAAAATTTCACCCGGCGAACCAATATTAATTGAACAAATTAACATAAATATTACAGGTGAAGGTGAACAAGATAAAGATTTCAATGAGTTACTTGAACATGACTTGCCTAAAAAAGGCGATATTTTAAATCATGGTAGTTACGAATCATTCAAAAAAGCATTGCTTAATTTATCTTTAGAAAAAGGATATTTCGATGCTAATATGTCTAAGCATCAGTTAGCCGTATCAAATTATGAACACCAAGCTTATTGGAATATTGATTTTAATACTGGTCAACGTTACAAATTTGGTAAAGTTAGTTTTCCAAATGTGAAAATCCGAAAAGACTATTTGGCGAATCTTGTACCATTTAAAGAAGGTGAAAAATATACGGCTGAACAGCTATCTGTATTAAACAGACGTCTTAATTCAACCAATTGGTTTAATTCTGTTCTTGTTACACCAGACTTTCCTCATCTAAGTGATGATAAAACGCTCCCTATTGAAGTAACAACTTCACCACGGAAAAAAAATAGTATGGATCTAGGGTTAGGATACTCAACGGATAATGGTGTACATGGTAAGATTGGCTGGAGCAAACCTTGGATTAATAGTCGAGGACAAAGTTTTCAAAGTAATTTATCTTTATCATCACCTGAACAAATGATAACTATGAGTTATAAAATACCATTAAAACAATCACCTTTAGAACAGTATTACACCATCCAAGGTGGTTATAAAAAAATTGACAATAATGATACCTATTCGCGCTCCTATACTTTTGGAGCATTGCGCAATTGGGATCGCTTTGAAGGATGGCAAACAGCATTGGGGCTAAGTATGCTACGGGATGATTTTACCCAAGGGGACTCAAGTTATAAAACATTCTTATACTATCCCTCGCTTAGTCTTTCACGCATCCGTAGTGACGATAATATATTAGCTATGTGGGGTGATTCCCAACGTTATTCAGTTGAAGCCGCAGCGGAATCATTAGGTTCTGATATCAATTTAGTTCGTTTCCAAGCACAACAAACTTGGATCCGTTCATTAAAAGAATCTCATCGATTTATTGTTAGAGGAAATTTTGGGATAATTCAAGCGAGTAATTTTAACAGAGTACCACCTTCTTTTCGATTTTTTGCTGGTGGTGATCGAAGTATTCGAGGTTACAGCTACCAATCTATTTCTCCAGAGGATAAAAAAGGGAAACTTAAAGGTGCATCTAAACTTATCACTGGTTCTGCAGAATATCAATACAATTTATCTGGTCCATGGTGGGGAGCAGTATTTATTGATAGTGGTGAAGCAATAGATAAAGTTGATAAAGCTAAATTTTATACTGGTAGCGGATTTGGTATTAGATGGTCATCACCTGTTGGCCCTATAAAATTGGATCTGGCAACCCCATTAAACAGAAAAGATAAAGGCTCTGTTCACCTTTATATTGGTTTAGGAAGCGAATTATAA
- the tamB gene encoding autotransporter assembly complex protein TamB: MSENANHDAVAENSKSKRKWKKRSIIILSIFIFLITFIIMVIYTSLGVKLTMFALNKYLPELKIQQVEGSFHNLHIQGLSLDLTGVHVSVQDASLELSGSCLIQTKICLKNFDADGVNVQIDTKQFEPSEKDTTDTTVDEERFIIKTPLPIELNATQLNKVKVNVDDMQFGMSSFTGKAIWVNEKIYVYPAVAMDLSAIFSDNTSPQGQKTENNLPINEQINQLFNEPLITSLPQVSIPLDINVSNLSGNNWLLHIGGEDFRFNQVNIETDMINNHIMVKQVDTNIQTPYINGHASVNGEIILGDDWPLVAFIKVDTKENHLDGQFSGKLLGKLATHTSIKGLNQLNIDGHINFIEKYLPVMAKLNGKHIQWPLEGVAQYQINDFDLAIDGNVEQYNLSTKGSVAGENLPATIFDIAGNGTNQGATFKRGIIKLPQGEIAASGNVNWQNSLQWNTNVKINQVDLAKEIPDYPIKLNGQLNTTGKLAGETWQFNVTDLDLIGKIKHADFSANGNLQVDSKRNLSANDLAIIWDKNRINVDGSTEKGNLNAKLNLASLALLVDEMQGSIFGNIKMAGTKSNPIIDTNLTVDALKMPNISISKANLSGKMHYQDQLNLQLKLIGQNIEVSNQIIKKADIDLVGNESKHTLSIDLEGNPASLKTSLTGKIDKDHTKWSGNISNALLNLGNNNHWSLTQPLTLTYNLNQQIPTIGAHCWHNSSSSICLDKPLSPIPNSQSTITLKDIDLARLPIPNDGETKLAGSINGKAEIKFSNNSKTPAIKANITSNKVFVQQMIVNQALPIPFDLFNINVEFNEQQAKLDWHFSLKELGRINGDLLITDPNNQKKLSGQLIIDNLALAILNPLLDKNEYTKGAINGAVKFSGSLMDPYLTGNINLKQSEIKTNQLPIDIKSATLDIKLNGKSSTLHGILTTQSGNVDIIGNASWQNLDKWQANLTVNGAAMQVSVPPMIVMSIVPDIKINATQDELTLLGKVNIPKGKITVDSLPESSVDVSPDEVMLDRNGNQIEPQKFGMKINSHLEINIGNDVSVDAFGLKAKLKGHLVATQTNKGLDLHGEVLIPSGRFNAYGQDLVIRKGVITFSGPSDRAILDVEAIRNPDSMDKSNITAGIRVTGSSEDPKIDIFSDPAMSQQEALSYLIRGQGLDNSDQSENDTMTALLVGIGTSKTGKYIGDFGNMFGIKNLTLDTQGAGDSSKVVVSGYILPHLQLKYGVGIFDSLATFTLRYRLMPSLYLEATSGLAQALDVIYQFEF; the protein is encoded by the coding sequence ATGTCTGAAAATGCTAATCATGATGCAGTTGCAGAAAACTCAAAATCCAAACGAAAATGGAAAAAAAGAAGTATTATTATACTGTCTATTTTCATCTTTCTAATTACATTTATCATTATGGTCATTTACACAAGTTTAGGTGTAAAACTCACCATGTTTGCATTAAATAAATATCTGCCAGAACTGAAAATTCAACAAGTTGAAGGATCGTTTCATAATTTACATATACAAGGACTTTCATTAGATTTAACTGGGGTCCATGTAAGCGTTCAAGATGCTTCTCTTGAATTATCAGGTTCATGTTTAATACAGACCAAGATCTGCCTGAAAAACTTTGATGCAGATGGAGTAAACGTTCAGATTGATACCAAACAATTCGAACCTTCAGAAAAAGATACAACAGATACAACAGTAGACGAAGAACGATTTATTATCAAAACACCATTACCGATTGAATTAAATGCTACACAGCTTAACAAGGTCAAAGTGAACGTTGATGATATGCAATTCGGTATGTCAAGTTTTACTGGTAAAGCGATATGGGTTAATGAAAAAATTTACGTATATCCTGCGGTTGCTATGGATTTGAGTGCAATTTTTTCTGATAACACATCACCTCAAGGACAAAAAACAGAAAATAATTTGCCTATTAATGAACAGATTAATCAATTATTTAATGAACCACTGATTACTTCTTTACCTCAAGTAAGTATTCCATTAGATATCAATGTGAGTAATCTAAGCGGAAATAATTGGTTATTACATATCGGAGGGGAAGATTTTCGATTTAATCAAGTTAACATTGAAACGGATATGATAAATAATCATATTATGGTAAAACAAGTTGATACCAACATACAGACTCCATATATAAATGGACATGCATCTGTTAATGGTGAGATCATTCTTGGTGATGATTGGCCACTCGTTGCGTTTATTAAAGTGGATACAAAAGAAAATCATTTAGATGGACAATTTTCTGGAAAATTATTAGGTAAATTAGCGACTCACACCTCAATTAAAGGATTAAATCAACTTAATATCGATGGTCATATTAATTTTATCGAAAAATATTTACCTGTTATGGCCAAATTGAATGGTAAACATATTCAATGGCCTCTTGAGGGAGTGGCCCAATATCAAATTAATGATTTTGATCTCGCTATTGATGGCAATGTAGAACAATATAATTTATCAACCAAAGGGTCTGTCGCAGGTGAAAATTTACCAGCAACAATATTTGACATTGCTGGTAACGGCACCAACCAAGGAGCAACCTTCAAACGAGGAATTATCAAGTTACCCCAAGGTGAGATTGCTGCATCAGGAAATGTGAATTGGCAAAATTCACTGCAATGGAATACCAATGTGAAAATTAATCAAGTTGACCTTGCAAAAGAGATACCTGATTACCCTATAAAATTAAATGGTCAACTCAATACAACGGGTAAATTAGCAGGTGAAACTTGGCAATTCAATGTTACTGATTTAGATTTAATAGGTAAAATTAAACACGCTGATTTTTCGGCTAACGGTAATTTACAAGTTGATTCTAAACGTAATTTATCCGCTAATGATCTAGCAATAATCTGGGATAAAAACCGAATAAATGTAGATGGTTCAACGGAAAAAGGAAATTTGAATGCAAAGCTTAATCTAGCATCTTTAGCATTATTGGTCGATGAGATGCAAGGATCAATTTTTGGTAACATCAAAATGGCAGGAACGAAATCAAATCCTATCATTGATACAAATTTAACCGTAGACGCTTTAAAGATGCCAAATATCTCAATATCTAAAGCAAATTTATCCGGTAAAATGCATTATCAAGACCAATTAAACTTACAACTAAAACTTATTGGACAAAATATTGAGGTTTCCAATCAGATAATTAAAAAAGCAGACATTGATCTTGTTGGTAATGAAAGTAAGCATACTTTAAGTATTGATCTTGAGGGTAATCCTGCATCATTAAAAACATCATTAACGGGGAAAATTGATAAAGACCATACTAAATGGAGTGGTAATATATCTAATGCACTATTAAATTTAGGTAATAATAACCATTGGTCATTAACTCAACCTTTAACTTTAACTTATAATTTAAATCAACAAATACCCACTATTGGAGCCCATTGTTGGCACAATAGCTCTTCAAGCATCTGCTTAGATAAGCCATTATCACCTATACCTAATTCTCAATCAACAATAACCCTGAAAGATATTGATTTAGCTAGATTACCTATACCTAATGATGGCGAGACAAAACTTGCAGGTAGCATAAACGGTAAAGCAGAAATTAAATTTAGCAATAACAGCAAAACGCCGGCTATTAAAGCCAATATAACCAGTAATAAGGTTTTTGTTCAGCAAATGATAGTAAATCAAGCCTTACCTATTCCATTTGATTTATTTAATATTAATGTAGAATTTAATGAACAACAGGCTAAGTTAGATTGGCATTTTAGTCTAAAAGAATTAGGAAGAATTAATGGAGATCTACTTATTACTGATCCAAACAATCAGAAAAAATTAAGTGGTCAATTAATAATTGATAATTTGGCTTTGGCAATCCTTAATCCACTGTTAGATAAAAATGAATACACTAAAGGTGCCATTAATGGAGCGGTTAAATTTTCTGGTTCATTAATGGATCCTTATCTAACGGGCAATATCAATCTTAAACAAAGTGAAATAAAAACTAATCAATTACCTATCGACATTAAATCAGCAACGCTTGATATAAAATTGAATGGTAAATCTTCAACCTTACATGGGATTCTAACGACTCAATCAGGTAATGTTGATATTATCGGTAATGCAAGCTGGCAAAATTTAGATAAATGGCAAGCTAATTTAACGGTCAATGGTGCAGCAATGCAGGTATCGGTTCCACCAATGATTGTAATGAGTATTGTCCCTGATATCAAAATTAACGCAACTCAAGATGAGTTAACTCTATTAGGAAAAGTTAACATACCTAAAGGTAAGATTACTGTTGATTCACTGCCAGAATCAAGTGTCGATGTTTCACCTGATGAAGTGATGCTTGATAGAAATGGAAATCAAATAGAACCACAAAAATTTGGTATGAAAATCAATAGTCATCTTGAAATTAATATTGGGAATGATGTTTCTGTTGATGCATTTGGTTTAAAAGCTAAACTAAAAGGACATTTAGTTGCCACTCAGACGAATAAAGGTTTAGATCTACATGGTGAAGTATTAATTCCTAGTGGACGGTTTAATGCGTATGGTCAAGACTTAGTTATTCGCAAAGGAGTGATTACTTTTTCCGGTCCAAGCGATCGCGCCATACTTGATGTTGAAGCAATACGTAATCCAGATTCAATGGATAAAAGTAATATTACCGCAGGTATTCGGGTAACTGGCTCATCGGAAGATCCAAAAATAGACATTTTTTCAGATCCTGCAATGTCGCAGCAAGAAGCATTATCTTACCTTATCCGTGGACAAGGTCTTGATAACTCAGATCAAAGTGAAAACGATACGATGACAGCATTATTAGTCGGAATTGGCACCTCCAAAACAGGCAAATACATTGGTGATTTCGGTAATATGTTTGGGATTAAAAACCTTACTTTAGATACTCAAGGCGCTGGTGACAGTTCAAAAGTGGTCGTAAGTGGCTATATTTTACCGCATCTACAACTTAAATATGGAGTCGGTATTTTCGATTCTCTGGCAACTTTTACATTACGCTATAGACTTATGCCAAGTCTCTATTTAGAAGCGACTTCAGGTTTAGCTCAAGCACTAGATGTAATTTATCAATTTGAGTTTTAA